In 'Nostoc azollae' 0708, the following are encoded in one genomic region:
- a CDS encoding glycosyltransferase family 4 protein: MKFIRMVLATTEYLDALERLYPDNITIYRKPEGLFWDDKKEMVNEPLANIQKECLLWQADVDELWTLEQLCIASEMFINSPEKTAAFYWCWYFFEEKLIISTRNCYAQNPQQEWLRTWRFKPGAFWAAHDPPILVEPLSNGGHRNITDINSFLHDETEKKGLVFQHFAYVTPEQLKFKEQYYGYSNAVSQWQDLQSNSKFPALLRDYFGWVRDETRVDTVESCGVVPIAQREIISNHWPLLQPNEVQRKLAHIQQQTPMIIVDAVFFQLYQTGIARVWRSMLAQWANTDFANHILVLDRANTAPKINGIRYRTIPLYDYNNTEADKQMLEQICNEEQAELFISTYYTTPIDTPSVFMAYDMIPEVLGGKLNDPMWREKHNGIKHASSYISISENTAKDLSKCFSDIPLESITVAHCGIDSLFSLASEDEVKAFKYKYGINKPYFLLVGTGTGYKNGILFFQAFSQIASSYGFDIICTGIGGVLVPELRAYTSGSAVYLLQLSDKELAIAYSGAVALVYPSKYEGFGMPLLEAMACGCPVITCPNASIPEVTGEAAIYVNDSDVEAMANALCEIQKPSVRQSLITAGLAQAKKFSWKNMAETVSKVLIDVTLLSLNIKETNFIIFPDWSQPENHLSLELAEIIKALASHPESSNTTLLISISSIDAEEAAMFLSSITMNLLLEEDLDITEDLELVPVGNLAPIQWKALLPRIHARISLPNEDKQALTQAQFVNLKSYELHRLINQAYTAI; this comes from the coding sequence ATGAAATTCATAAGAATGGTCTTAGCTACGACGGAATACCTAGATGCATTAGAACGACTATATCCAGATAACATCACAATTTACCGTAAACCGGAAGGCCTGTTTTGGGATGATAAAAAAGAAATGGTAAATGAACCACTTGCGAATATTCAGAAGGAATGTTTATTATGGCAGGCTGATGTAGATGAACTATGGACATTAGAGCAGCTTTGTATAGCTAGCGAAATGTTCATTAATAGCCCTGAAAAAACTGCGGCTTTTTATTGGTGCTGGTATTTTTTTGAAGAAAAACTTATTATTAGTACCCGCAACTGTTATGCACAAAATCCTCAGCAAGAATGGTTAAGGACTTGGAGATTTAAACCAGGTGCTTTTTGGGCTGCACATGACCCTCCTATATTAGTAGAACCATTGTCAAATGGTGGACATAGAAATATTACAGATATAAATTCTTTCTTACATGATGAAACTGAAAAGAAGGGTTTAGTGTTTCAACACTTTGCTTATGTAACACCAGAGCAATTGAAATTTAAAGAGCAGTACTATGGCTATAGTAATGCCGTATCTCAGTGGCAAGATTTACAATCAAACAGTAAATTTCCCGCACTATTGCGAGATTACTTTGGTTGGGTAAGAGACGAAACAAGGGTAGATACTGTAGAATCTTGCGGTGTAGTACCAATAGCACAAAGAGAAATTATTAGCAATCATTGGCCCTTGTTACAACCAAATGAAGTACAACGCAAACTAGCGCATATTCAACAACAGACACCGATGATTATTGTGGATGCTGTATTTTTCCAACTCTATCAAACAGGAATTGCTAGAGTTTGGCGAAGTATGCTAGCACAATGGGCAAACACGGACTTTGCTAATCATATCTTAGTATTAGATAGAGCTAATACTGCACCCAAAATTAATGGTATTCGTTATCGCACTATTCCCCTCTACGACTATAACAATACCGAAGCTGATAAACAGATGCTTGAACAAATCTGTAATGAAGAACAAGCCGAATTATTTATTTCTACCTACTACACTACCCCTATTGACACCCCTTCAGTATTTATGGCTTATGACATGATTCCCGAAGTATTAGGGGGAAAATTAAATGACCCCATGTGGCGTGAAAAACACAACGGAATTAAACACGCCTCTTCTTATATTTCTATTTCCGAAAATACAGCTAAAGACTTAAGTAAATGTTTCTCTGATATACCCTTAGAATCCATTACGGTGGCTCATTGTGGCATAGATTCTCTATTTTCTCTAGCTTCTGAAGATGAAGTTAAAGCTTTTAAATATAAATATGGAATTAATAAACCCTACTTTCTATTAGTTGGTACTGGAACTGGTTACAAGAATGGTATTTTATTCTTCCAAGCTTTCTCACAAATAGCCAGCAGTTACGGATTTGATATTATTTGTACTGGTATTGGCGGAGTGTTAGTGCCAGAATTAAGAGCATATACATCAGGTAGTGCTGTATATCTTTTACAACTTAGTGATAAAGAACTAGCCATAGCTTACTCTGGTGCAGTAGCACTAGTTTATCCTTCTAAGTACGAAGGCTTTGGAATGCCTTTATTAGAAGCGATGGCCTGTGGTTGTCCTGTAATTACTTGTCCTAATGCTTCAATACCAGAAGTTACAGGAGAAGCAGCTATTTATGTTAATGATAGTGATGTGGAAGCAATGGCTAATGCTCTTTGTGAAATACAAAAACCTAGTGTTCGTCAGTCATTAATTACCGCAGGTCTAGCACAGGCTAAAAAGTTCTCTTGGAAAAATATGGCTGAAACTGTTAGCAAGGTCTTAATTGATGTAACTTTATTATCTTTAAATATCAAGGAAACTAATTTCATTATATTCCCTGATTGGTCACAACCAGAAAATCATTTAAGTTTGGAGTTGGCAGAAATTATCAAAGCATTAGCTAGTCATCCTGAGAGTTCCAATACCACCCTACTAATTAGCATAAGTAGCATTGATGCTGAAGAAGCAGCAATGTTTTTATCTAGTATTACTATGAATTTACTGTTGGAAGAAGATTTAGACATTACTGAAGATTTAGAACTTGTTCCAGTAGGAAATTTAGCTCCAATTCAATGGAAAGCTTTATTGCCTCGTATTCATGCTAGAATTAGCTTACCTAATGAAGATAAACAAGCTTTAACACAGGCGCAATTTGTAAATCTAAAATCTTATGAATTACATAGACTGATTAATCAAGCATATACTGCGATTTAA
- a CDS encoding FkbM family methyltransferase, giving the protein MNSIGRPQMLVPQGSGQLIVKIEIIAAIKLDSFCSENNIEYMDYLKIDVEGAKTDVLYGAEKLLQNKSIRYILFQIVQKILEGLNHNAKFTFDILMKNGYECHPITKEGDIGQQVCDSNCFYENYIAFPMVPINFFTIVLNWQLFIQYHIEIFKQIPFKWHWHIVADLNHDTSWSVELGVKVNHEIHKNGLSYDGIPRCIRTTISR; this is encoded by the coding sequence TCAGGTCAACTGATTGTCAAAATAGAGATTATTGCAGCAATTAAATTAGATTCATTTTGCTCAGAAAATAATATTGAATATATGGATTATTTAAAAATTGATGTTGAAGGTGCTAAAACTGATGTATTGTATGGAGCAGAAAAATTACTACAAAATAAATCTATAAGATATATACTATTTCAAATAGTACAAAAAATCTTAGAGGGATTAAATCATAATGCCAAATTCACGTTTGATATTTTGATGAAAAATGGTTATGAATGTCATCCTATAACTAAAGAAGGAGATATTGGACAACAAGTATGCGATTCCAATTGTTTTTATGAAAATTACATTGCATTTCCTATGGTACCAATCAATTTCTTCACCATTGTTCTAAATTGGCAACTATTTATTCAATACCATATTGAAATATTCAAACAAATCCCTTTTAAATGGCATTGGCATATTGTAGCTGATTTAAATCATGATACTAGTTGGAGTGTGGAACTGGGAGTAAAAGTCAATCATGAAATTCATAAGAATGGTCTTAGCTACGACGGAATACCTAGATGCATTAGAACGACTATATCCAGATAA